The following coding sequences are from one Lolium rigidum isolate FL_2022 chromosome 6, APGP_CSIRO_Lrig_0.1, whole genome shotgun sequence window:
- the LOC124666148 gene encoding repressor of RNA polymerase III transcription MAF1 homolog isoform X1 codes for MKLLEYTPFDNVNVFFEQLNLGDCTIRGNLEAFSCKHAGNDRRLSISLEHDILDYLGKSSDSDPPSPVEHLSCRSSRKTLIYLVLTLGHMYPDYDFSSAVRAHLFFREEDMESFRQMLDNYLSEACMLWAAKNEGSSLLDSMTKAIDEVIKIRECDIYSYNPDSDGDPFLEKGAIWSINFFFYNRKLKRVVSFRCCCTSKFAGDDFLAGVLSEGEEDALIDMDI; via the exons ATGAAGCTTTTAGAATACACCCCGTTCGACAA TGTAAATGTGTTCTTCGAGCAACTGAATCTTGGTGATTGTACAATTAGGGGAAACCTTGAAGCCTTCTCAT GCAAGCATGCCGGTAATGATCGCCGGCTTTCAATAAGTCTTGAACATGAC ATTCTTGATTACCTCGGGAAGTCCTCTGATAGTGATCCTCCTTCACCTGTGGAGCATTTGTCTTGTAGATCCAG CCGGAAAACGTTGATATATCTGGTTCTCACTCTTGGTCATATGTATCCAGATTATGATTTCAG CAGTGCAGTTCGGGCACACCTGTTCTTCAGAGAAGAAGATATGGAAAGTTTCAGGCAGATGCTAGACAACTACCTATCTGAGGCTTGTATG CTTTGGGCAGCTAAAAATGAAGGCAGTTCTCTTCTGGACAGTATGACTAAAGCTATTGACGAG GTTATCAAAATCAGAGAGTGCGATATCTACAGCTACAACCCAGACTCTGACGGAGATCCATTTCTGGAGAAAGGGGCCAT ATGGTCGATCAACTTTTTCTTCTACAACCGTAAGCTGAAGCGAGTAGTGAGCTTCCGATGCTGCTGCACTAG CAAGTTTGCAGGAGATGACTTCCTCGCTGGTGTGCTCTCTGAGGGCGAGGAGGACGCCTTGATCGACATGGACATATGA
- the LOC124666148 gene encoding repressor of RNA polymerase III transcription MAF1 homolog isoform X2 encodes MKLLEYTPFDNVNVFFEQLNLGDCTIRGNLEAFSCKHAGNDRRLSISLEHDILDYLGKSSDSDPPSPVEHLSCRSSRKTLIYLVLTLGHMYPDYDFSAVRAHLFFREEDMESFRQMLDNYLSEACMLWAAKNEGSSLLDSMTKAIDEVIKIRECDIYSYNPDSDGDPFLEKGAIWSINFFFYNRKLKRVVSFRCCCTSKFAGDDFLAGVLSEGEEDALIDMDI; translated from the exons ATGAAGCTTTTAGAATACACCCCGTTCGACAA TGTAAATGTGTTCTTCGAGCAACTGAATCTTGGTGATTGTACAATTAGGGGAAACCTTGAAGCCTTCTCAT GCAAGCATGCCGGTAATGATCGCCGGCTTTCAATAAGTCTTGAACATGAC ATTCTTGATTACCTCGGGAAGTCCTCTGATAGTGATCCTCCTTCACCTGTGGAGCATTTGTCTTGTAGATCCAG CCGGAAAACGTTGATATATCTGGTTCTCACTCTTGGTCATATGTATCCAGATTATGATTTCAG TGCAGTTCGGGCACACCTGTTCTTCAGAGAAGAAGATATGGAAAGTTTCAGGCAGATGCTAGACAACTACCTATCTGAGGCTTGTATG CTTTGGGCAGCTAAAAATGAAGGCAGTTCTCTTCTGGACAGTATGACTAAAGCTATTGACGAG GTTATCAAAATCAGAGAGTGCGATATCTACAGCTACAACCCAGACTCTGACGGAGATCCATTTCTGGAGAAAGGGGCCAT ATGGTCGATCAACTTTTTCTTCTACAACCGTAAGCTGAAGCGAGTAGTGAGCTTCCGATGCTGCTGCACTAG CAAGTTTGCAGGAGATGACTTCCTCGCTGGTGTGCTCTCTGAGGGCGAGGAGGACGCCTTGATCGACATGGACATATGA
- the LOC124668093 gene encoding receptor-like protein 4, translating into MQLLLLLLTLLAAAIAARGSDDPFLSGAQANHSYNIDCGGAADFTSSFGRPWLADRYFSPGGAAGMVAEPHRFPSPQERTLRFFPPSSAGKSSCYSLPLPPGRYYLRVFSVYDNYDSKLRSPSFDVSAAATLVLSFRSPWPETAARYGAYSDLIFPSHSSPTSATPNTTDTTDICFYSLSTDAPAVGSIEVAPVHPLAYDGAATGAGVVLVNYGRLTCGNGLFGPGFTDDRDAFSRVWQAGTDFRNNDLAYDAVTAGGRKIFGAEQPPNYFPAKMYASAVTTGGDASSAEIEYLMPVDTRLSYMLWLHFAEVDAAVGRAGQRVFDVMLAGRNVTRIDIFKQVGGFTAFKWTHVVENLTSSTLSVRLVPVVGRPILCGLENYAMVPLETRTVPNQAAAMKALKDSLKIPARMGWNGDPCAPRTWDAWEGVTCHHGDKGLVITQLDLGSQGLKGFIADEISHLTDLVSLNMSSNSLTGSLPPGLGQPSLATLDLSSNQFTGSIPGTIGSSKLQTVLLNSNQLDGQVPEILYSVGVHGGVIDLSGNKGLCGVPTLPACALFWEKGGLNKTGKIALGASFGLLLLVILIVVYIVCIRRGPYDYDFEFPQDLTSISAISAKRNRYQRAKSVMLAEMEAHSTDGLYTNGDRSTR; encoded by the exons atgcagctcctcctcctcctcctcacgctcctcgccgccgccatcgccgcgcgCGGCTCCGACGACCCGTTCCTCTCCGGCG CGCAGGCGAACCACAGCTACAACATCgactgcggcggcgcggcggacttCACCTCGAGCTTCGGCCGGCCATGGCTGGCCGACCGCTACTTCTCCCCCGGCGGCGCGGCGGGGATGGTGGCCGAGCCGCACCGCTTCCCGAGCCCGCAGGAGCGGACGCTCCGCTTCTTCCCGCCCTCCTCCGCCGGCAAGTCCTCCTGCTACTCCCTGCCGCTCCCGCCGGGCCGCTACTACCTGCGCGTCTTCTCCGTCTACGACAACTACGACTCCAAGCTGCGCTCGCCGTCCTTCGACgtgtccgccgccgccacgctgGTCCTCTCCTTCCGCTCCCCCTGGCCGGAGACCGCCGCGCGGTACGGGGCCTACTCCGACCTCATCTTCCCCTCCCACTCCTCCCCCACCTCCGCCACCCCcaacaccaccgacaccacggacATCTGCTTCTACTCCCTCTCCACCGACGCGCCCGCCGTCGGCTCCATCGAGGTGGCGCCGGTCCACCCGCTGGCCTACGACGGGGCGGCCACGGGCGCCGGGGTCGTGCTCGTCAACTACGGCCGCCTCACCTGCGGCAACGGCCTCTTCGGGCCGGGCTTCACCGACGACCGCGACGCCTTCTCGCGCGTCTGGCAGGCGGGCACCGACTTCCGCAACAACGACCTCGCCtacgacgccgtcaccgccggcgGCCGCAAGATCTTCGGCGCCGAGCAGCCGCCCAACTACTTCCCCGCCAAGATGTACGCGTCGGCCGTCACCACGGGCGGGGACGCCTCCAGCGCCGAGATCGAGTACCTCATGCCCGTCGACACCAGGCTCTCCTACATGCTCTGGCTGCACTTCGCGGAGGTCGATGCCGCCGTCGGCAGAGCCGGGCAGAGGGTGTTCGACGTAATGCTCGCGGGCAGGAACGTCACCAGGATCGATATTTTCAAGCAGGTCGGGGGCTTCACCGCCTTCAAGTGGACGCATGTCGTCGAGAACCTCACCAGCAGCACCTTGAGCGTCAGGCTCGTGCCGGTCGTGGGGCGGCCCATCCTGTGCGGGCTCGAGAACTACGCCATGGTGCCGCTCGAGACCAGGACCGTGCCCAACCAAG CGGCTGCGATGAAGGCGCTGAAGGATTCGCTGAAAATTCCAGCAAGGATGGGGTGGAATGGGGATCCTTGCGCGCCGAGGACGTGGGATGCGTGGGAGGGAGTCACTTGCCATCACGGTGACAAGGGCCTTGTCATCACTCAGCT GGATCTTGGAAGTCAAGGTCTGAAAGGTTTCATCGCTGATGAAATAAGTCATCTTACAGACTTGGTAAGCTT GAACATGAGCTCTAATTCCTTGACTGGAAGCTTACCTCCGGGTTTAGGCCAACCTTCACTTGCAACACT GGATCTGTCCTCGAACCAGTTTACCGGGAGTATTCCTGGCACCATAGGCTCATCCAAATTACAGACTGT TTTACTAAACAGCAATCAACTTGATGGGCAAGTTCCAGAAATACTTTATTCAGTTGGCGTGCATGGGGGCGTGATAGA TCTCTCAGGTAACAAAGGCCTGTGTGGAGTGCCTACTCTACCTGCATGCGCATTGTTCTGGGAGAAAGGAGGCTTGAACAAAACCGGCAAAATTGCACTAGGAGCCTCCTTTGGACTTCTTCTGCTTGTCATACTTATAGTGGTCTACATAGTGTGTATAAGGCGGGGACCTTATGACTACGATTTTGAGTTTCCTCAAGATTTGACTT CAATATCGGCAATCTCAGCAAAACGGAACAGGTACCAGCGGGCAAAGTCTGTCATGCTCGCGGAGATGGAGGCGCACAGCACAGATGGTTTGTATACGAACGGCGATAGGAGTACCCGCTAA